Part of the Sodalis praecaptivus genome, TGAGCGGCCGGCGGGACATTATCGAAGGCCCGCAGGGTTTTAGCGAACTGTATGCGGGTCAATCCGCTCAGCAGCGGCCTGAATACTCTATTCCCCCCGACCATGTGATTGAACGGGTTGGCCTCATGCCGAAAAAGCATCCCTGCTGCGGATCCACGCATCGCATTTTGGATGCTATTGCCGATTTGCAAGCCCAGCACCGCTTCAACGCTGAGGATATTGAACAGGTTGTTACCAAAGTCGGCGTCGCCAACTGGCGTAACCTGGCCTATGCGCAGCCGGAGAATGAAATGCAGGCCCGCTTTTCCATGCCTTACTGCGTTCAGGTCATGTTGGAAAAAGGCCGGCTCAGCGTAAGCGATTTCACGCCGCGACAGGTTATGCAGCAGGCCGATCCCGTGAAATTGGCTCGCATCAGTATGGTCGCCTGGCGCGCCGAAGAAGAACAAATGCACGACAATTTGCCCCATAGCGTGACGCTGCACTTCAAAGACGGGCGTCAATTGACAGCGCAGCGGCACAGTGCCAAAGGCGGCCTTGAAGAGCGGTTCACCGAGGACGATCGGCGGCAAAAGTTTGTCGACTGCTGTCAGGGGCTGGCGGACGCGGCGTCCCTCTATTTGCAACTGCAGTCGCTCGATAGCCAAGCAGACCTTAGCTTTCTGCGGCCGTTGCTGGTTGCGTGAGTCGGTTAAAGCCGCGGCGGATAAACACCGTCAGGCGGACGACGCAGCATTGATGGGCGGTTGAGTCAGGCTGCAATAGCGATAATGTTTATTGCACTGAATGGTCATCCGTTGGCCCAGAATAAACGGCTGGTTCGTTTTTCCATGGCCAAACTCGGGATAATAATAGACTGGAAAATTCACCCGTCTGGCAAAGTCCTGCAGCACGTAGCGATTGAGATCTCGCTCCTTTTTATCCGCGCCGATGGGATAGAATTGGCCAAAAATAACCGCCTTGGGACGGAAATTTTTCATGTACTCGAGCTGATGGAGTGTCCTGTCAAGCTGTTTATAGGTGACGCCGGTGTCTTCCATAAGCAGAACTTTATCGGCATAACTTTTCTCATAGCGAGTGGAGAATAGCGACTGCATCAACGTCAGATTACCGCCGTTTACAATGCCTTGACCGCCCGCGAAGGCGGGCAAATTGAGCGGCTCAATGCCCGTATAGGTCATACCGTTCGCCACCGTGCGGAAAATCTGCGGTATGCTGCTGTACATACTCACCTGTTCATCTTTGCGCACGTCATACATTTCGCGGTTGTAGGACGCAAGAATACCGTGAACGCTGGGCCACTTGATGACGTTATTGATAAAGTGATGCAGGACCGTCACATCGCTGAAGCCGATAAGCACTTTGGGGGAAGAGGCCGCTATCTTGTAGCGACTACGATACAAATAAGGATAAAGGTTCAGCGCGCCAGACCCTCCCCTGACAAACCACAGATATTTTACATTGTCATCCGTTAACGCTTTGATTAGCGTTGCCGCGCGAATGTCGTCCGTATTCACATAGCCCAACGGCGTGGGATGCTGGTCAAGATAACGGCTATCCACGGCATAACCTTGCCGGCGAAATACCGTCTCGATCTCGCCGATAATGCTTTCATCGTATTGAGATGAACTGGATATTAAATAAATCGTCGGTTTGCCAGCCGGGACGTTATTCGTCGTAGCGCAATCATGGGTCAAAGGGTGAAATATCTCGGTTGCGGCGGGGGCCGCTGCGGATAAAGTTACGCCTATTATTATCAGCCATAATGCGATAAAGGGATACTTCATACATTACTCCGCGAGAGGGGATCACCATGACCTTACTCTACTTAACACGGATAGACGCCAAAAATCCTCAAAACTAGAGCGATGTTTATTTTACGTTTAAACATTAGCCGGTTAATGATGTTAATTTTCAGCACGCGCGCGGCATAAAAAGAAATAGCGAGGGTAATTCCCTCGGTCGTGCCATCCCCGTGAACGTTGACGCTTGCAGCAAAACGGAGGGGAATGTTCAAGGAGAAAGGAATAAATGCCAATTTTAACAACGAATAAATCACTCACGCCCTCAGACGGAGGCTTAACGGCTACCGAAAATGTTGACGCGCCTTTCGCTTCATCCCGGCGAAAATACAACACGGCTATTATTTGTAGCTTCAGACTATCCACCTTACTCATAGCGGCACTGGGTGTAGCGTTAGAATGCTATGCCGAAGATAAAATAGATTTTTCTTACCGTTCCCCTGTACCCGAGGTGTCTTATTCGGTCGACGATCGGCCTCAGCCCTTTTTTAAAGAGCAAAGTGAACCGGGTCCGGCTAAAGGAGCGTCAAAGTTAACGCGGGGCGGGATTAACTTTGAAACCAAGGACCAAAGAACCCTGTGCAGCCAGCATAAAACCGCCTACACTTTCAAGGATGACGCTCTTTCGTTCGCGGTAACCGACCCTCTTCCGGGAAGTTCCGCTGCTTCCGTGCATGCGCCTTCCAGAGCACGGCCCCATTGCGATGGTTACGGTTGGCATTCTCCCACTTTCACCCCTCCTAATCCGGTAAAACGCCCGCGTCCCCCGGTGTTTCAGCAAGAAAGGGCCATCGATAGCGACAGTCCCTACGGGGATTATGAAATGTCGATTAAATTATGGGGTGATTAAAGGAGACCGCTATTCCACGCGCTGCCGACACGACGGCGCGGCCATAACGCCTGGCTTGGCAGGCGTGAAGAAAATGTCTGGCGCGGAATCATCCCGCGGTGATGGCACTTTAGCCCGCCATCCCGGTCCCATCATGCCAATCAGCCTACCAACCAGCCAACCAGCCAACCAGCCAACCAGCCAACCAGCCAACCAGCCAACCAGACGGGTCTGACACTGCCTGCCCAAGCGCAATCCCGGCATCCCTTAATGACGCGCGGCGTCAGGCAAAGTTTAACCATACCCGGTTATCATCGTCCATACACGGTGAAACGCGCCTTTATCTTAAGGCCCTACGCGTTAATTCCGCGCGGTTTTTCCGCCCTGCTTTCGTCCATGCCCAGCGCAATAACTTTTTGTCCTGCCAGCGCTGGAAAAAAACGTTCATCAATGAGAGCATCAACCTCGTTAAATCAATATATATGATTTGCAGATATAATTAAACTGACAACATATTAATAGCTTATTATAGCTTATTTTCATTCTGGCCGCCGAGGGAGAAATAACGTAATACTAAATATATGAAATAGTATAATTGCGTTCTTATTATTTCCTCCAAATTAATCACTGTGCATTTCGCAGCGGAGCAATAGACTATTGCAATTCATGCATAGCTGATAGAAACTTAAAATTGAGCCTCATATAACAATAACGAAGTTATTTAAATTACGCTAAGAGATATTAATGTGACGAATTATTAAAAGGAGATTATATATGACGTCGAGACTTGCGGTACATGGCGGCAGCGCTATTCGGAAACACCCCTGGCCACGGTGGCCCGCAAGTTCTTCACAAACCGTCAATAATCTGCTGACGGTATTGGAGAGCAGCCGCTGGTCCATTAGCGGCCCTTATCGCGGCGTCATGTGTTTTGAACAACAGTTTGCCCAGGCTTTCGCTCGCTATACCGGCGCAGGCTATTGCGTACCCGCCGCATGCGGCACCGCCAGTTTGAGTATGGCGCTGGAAGCATTGGGGGTGGGGGCGGGCGACGAAGTTATCGTGCCGGCCATTTCATGGGTAGCGTCCGCCTCCGCGGTCTTGGGGATCAATGCCATACCCGTGTTAACGGATGTCGATGCGCAAACCGGCTGCCTGGACGTAGAGGCGGTTAAACGCGCGATTACGCCGCGCTGTCGCGCCATTACGGTTGTCCATCTCGGCTCGGCGGTGGCCGATGTCAAAGGTCTGCTTTCGCTGGCGAATGAGCACGGACTACCGCTCGTTGAGGATTGTGCCCAGGCGCACGGCGCACGCTTTGCGGGGCAGCATGTCGGCACGTTCGGCAGCGCGGGAACTTTCAGCATGCAGCACAGCAAGCTGCTGACCAGCGGTGAAGGCGGCGCGGTTATCACCCAAGACGCGGACCTCGCCAAGCGCTTATCCCACCTGCGCGCGGATGGCCGCAGCCTTGCCAGCGCGCCCCCGCCCATCGATGGGATGGAGTTAGTGGAAACGGCCGCCTTGATGGGATCAAACTATTGTCTATCTGAATTTCACGCCGCCATTCTGCTGGCGCAATTGGAAAAGCTGGACGCGGAAAACGCCGTCAGACGGCGCAACGCGAGCTATTTGGACACGCTGGTGCGACAAACCGGCTGTACGCCGCAGCACACCACGCCAGGTACGACCGAACGGGTTTATTATCAGTATGTCATAGGCTTACCCGCTGCCGCGCTGGAGCACGCCTCCATTGAGCAGTGGGCAAACGCCCTTTCCGCAGAGCTCTCTCTGCCCTGCAAGCCGATGTATGCCGCGCTGAATGCCTGTCCCCTGTATCAGCCCGCCAGCCGGCGACGTTTTATCTTAAGCGAGCATTTTCAAACAGCCGTTCAACCGCAGCGATTTAACCTGCCGCAAGCGGAACAATTCGCCCGCAGCCACCTTACCCTCCCCCATCGCGCGTTATTGGCGGAGCAAGAGGACATGGTGGATATACAGCATGCGTTGGATAAACTTCTGCGCTCCGCGCACTGCCTGTAACGGCGTTCGAGGGAAAACCGATGACCACTACACCACGCCATCGTTTCGTGTTTATCCGCCATGCGCAAGCGGTGTGCAACCGGCAGGAAGCGCACGATCGTTTCGACTCCGTCGCGCCTGACTCGCCGCTGACCCCCATCGGCCAGCGGCAAGCCCGGCTGCTGGCCGACCATTTCCCCGCAGGGTTGACCGGCGCCAGGTTGTATAGCAGCCCGATGCGGCGCGCGCTGCAAACGGCCTCCGTACTGGGCACACGGCTCGGCTTACCCTTGATACAAGACGATCGTCTGGAGGAGATGCGGGTCAGTCCGCCGCTTAATCCCTCGCTCACGCTGCCGGATTGGGATGCCCTGCTCCAGGCGCGCATCGACAATACGGCCACGGAAGCGAAACCCGGCGTTGAAACGGTGACATCCCAACAGGCGAGGGTCAGCGATTTTCTCAAGCAGCGCCATCGGTTTCGCGGTGGGGAGGCCCTCACGCTTATCGTGTCTCATGCGTTAACGATTGAGTTAGCCATTATGACGCTTTTGGGGCTTGAACCCGCCGCATTACAGCGCTGGCGATTGCGAATAAGTCACACCGCGCTGCATGTGGTCGAAAACGAAACGCTGGGCGGCCCTTCTCGGCTGGTGCTTACCAATGCGCAAAACCACCTGGGTTTATGGCTTTAACCAGAACGCCAAGAGAACGCTATGACCGCAAAATATGAACGTTTACAGCAGCTCTCACAACAGCAGGACTTCGCGGCGCTGGTGCCGCCGTTAGCGGGGTTTGGTCCCGATGACGCCCAGGCTATCGTCAACGCGCACCCACAGGCTGATGCCGCTCGATTGCAGGACCTGTATCGCCGCTATCTGTCCCAACATCCCGATCGGATGAAATACGTAGAGGAACGCTGCGGCCCGCCGCCCTGGATTATCCGCAGCGCGGGACTGGAGGATGGCGATCGGTTCGTCAATGCCGGGGGCTATGCCAGCGTTATATGCCTCGCTAAAACCGATTTTGCCGAGCGGGTGGCCGAGGTAGTTTTCAGCGGTTTCACGGCCCAGGCGATTGCGCAACAAAAACTGGACCATCCCAATTATCAGCCGCAGCCTATCGCATGGTTCGCTCAGCGGCTGGTTGAGGGCGTGCCCTGTGTGGCCGAACCGTCACAGTCCCCCTATTTGACCGCGGAGGATTGCCGGAAATTAATACAACGCCTGCAACAGCTACATCAGCATTTCGCACAGCCGGCACTGGATACCGAGTGGGTACTGGAAACGGATCTCGGGCTGGTGTCGGCGACCGCGATGAGCTTGAGCGCCTCAGATGGCGTGCGGGGCGAGCTGGCGTTGGGGTTTGGTTTCGCCTCGGCGCAATCCCCCGGCGCGCGCGTTAACGCCGTGGCGTATTATTGGCCGTCAAGCAAGGCACCGTTGTGGCACGGCGCGCAATTACGCCAGGCCACAATGATGAAGTATTGGCTCGTGCAGGTTCGGCCGGCGCCGGGCTATCGACTAGAGTCTCAGGTCGAACGGCTGACGGCCGCCACCCGCGCCCGTTTGGCCGGCGCGCTGCGCGCCGTACCCGTGAACGCGCTGCTGCCCGCCATGGCGCCCGCGGCCGGTCATTTTCTGTGCGCCACTACTCTGGACGAGGCATGGGGGCGCTATTTAGGGCTTTCCCCGTCCGGGAAAAAGGCTCTGGCGGCGGTATTCGTGGAAACAGGCGTCGCCTGTGAACATGCCGGCATTATGTTCCGCCAGCAAAATTTGCCCGTTTTCTTGGTGCGCCTGGCGCACGTACCCACCGTAACGTGGGTGGTCATCGATAGCGAGGAGGACTATGCCTACTTCAGCGCCCAGCAACCGGCAATCCCGCTAACCAGCGAAACCGCGCAACGTGTCAATTTGCCCACCGCCATACAGGCCATCTTCGACGACACGACGCCGGTACCCGCAGCGCCACTCACCCGCGAGGCTCTCGCGATATTACTGCAGCAAGCGTTGGCCGGGCCGCCGCCGCTAGCGGAAAAAACCGCCGCCGCACTGAGATGGCGCACGCTGTTCCCTACAGACGCCTGGCTGCAAACCGCCCGCGAAGTCCGCAGCCCGAGTTTAGCGGGGTGGCTCCTGCCGTATGGGGGAGAAGAGACGCTCTCTCTGCTGCCGGACGCCTGGCCGACAGCCGGGGAAGCGCGCGGGTACCTACACGCCTATAACGCTCGGCGCTTGCCCCGCACGCTGTTGCCGCAGCTCTGCGCGGCGCTGCCCGATCTCGCGCCTTCACTGGGCGCCCTCACCGATCTTCGCCTGATGAAACAGATGCTGAACGCCGAGGCGTGGATGACAACGTTGCCTACCCTGCAGCTGGCTGACCGCGTACAGGCGGCGATGACGGCGCCTGCCGACGCGCGGCGGCTGGAATGCCTGCTGCGGGTGTTGGACGACACCGTAAAATTACCGATTTATACCGACGCGGAACGTACCGCGATTATTCAGCGCATCATGAACGCCAGCCATGCCGCCATTTCTCCGCTATCGCTGTTACATGTCATCACTTACGGCCCGTTGGCGCCCCCCTTGCTGGCGGAGCTGGTAAGCCATCCCGAAGCCTTTGAAAGCTACGCGCGCTTTCTGGCGCCGCTTGGCCGCTTCAAAGCGGCGCAGGCGCAGGCCGGTATGCGGGAAGCCGAACGGCTATTGCAGGCCACCAGCCAACTTATGACGGCGCTCCGGCAGGCCCGGCTCATCACGTTGATCGGGCTGTGCCGTATAGACCTGGTGGACACCTACGATCAGGTGCTCAAGGCGGTTTTGACCGACGTGGTGGAACGGCGCGACCCCGTTGTCTATCGCCGCTATCTGGACTTGCTCGCGGGCTGGATTGCCTTTGCGCAACACTTCCCACTTACCGACGGGCAGACCGCAGCCTTAGCGGGGTTACTAGGCTGGATAACGGCCGCCCGCCACCAGCCCCTGCCTGACAGTTTTACCCTGGAGCTGGATAAGGAGATGGCGCAACAGTTGGGCGATGATTTCTTACGCTGGCAGGTATTAATGCCGATCGCCGCCGAAATGACGCCGCAGCAGTTGCCGATACGTAACGCCCATCAATTGCACAACCTACTGCATCAATGGATGTTGGCCCACTTTCGTACTGAGTCCCACCGCGGCTTGCCCGCCCGGCTTCAGCAACTGATTGAACGCGCCGATGCGTTTGGCGATACCCGCTCCTGTTTATTGCGCTTCACCCCGCATACCCTGGAAATCTCTCTACCGTTTGTGGTGCATAAGGCCAGTTTTGTGGTCACCGAGCGGGAGTGGGTGGTGGAATTTGCCGAACTGCCCAACGCGGACGAGAATCAAATCGGCCGACTCTATGTTTTCGAGGCGTTAGCACTGCGCCTGGTCGAATGGAACCCCGTCTGGCGCGTCGTCGTCAACCGGGTCTGTCAGTTAGGCACCTGGACGCTTTTTTTGCGCCTGCAGCGTAGCGACGACGGGGCATGGCGCGACGACGATCTGCCGCAGTTGGTGCTGTGGTTACGCACGCTGTTCGACGCCGCCTATGATTTTTCCTATGTCGACAACGATCGCGTCGCCCATGTCTACGCCCTACTAGGGCAGGCCCCGTGGCGCGAGCTCATGCACGCCTATGCCGCCTACCGCGCGGCGGTGGATTTCTCCCGTCAGCGCGTCACCGTCTATTCCCTGCCTTTTGCCTCCATGTTGGCCTCGCTGTGCCTGGACGGCTCCCTTGCGCAGGCGGTGGCGGATGCCTGCCTCGCGGGATTCGACGGCGCTTGGGATGCTTTCCTGGCGGCCGTGGCACGGCTGGAGGCAACCGATTGTGGTCAAGCACGGTGGGATCATCTGCATATCGCCGCCGGGCAGTTGGGATTATTGCTCGCGGCCCGATGGCCGCAACAGGCGCTAACACGCCTGGCTCAGTCAACGCTATCCGCCGTCGCCACGGAACGTCTTGGGGTGAGCCTGCTGCACCGCCGTGATATGACGGCCACCGTACGGGGCTTAATCACCGCGCCAGAACATGCCCGCTTACGCGAAGCGGTGCTGCACCATCTCCCCGAAGCGGCGATTGACGCCCGCAACGCTGAGGCTGTCGCACAGGAGGTGACCCAGTGGCAATGCCGGTTCAAACGCGCCAAAGACTATCTGCTGGCGCATCATGCCGAACGCCTGACCTCCGGCCAGCGCCGACGGCTCGTTGAACAGCTGTCCCTCGTGCCTTATGGCATGACGGCAGAGGGCGAAAAAGCCATTCAGCAGGTGCTCAACCGTGCCGAAACCGCCGAGAGAGGCCGTTTTAGCCTCGCCGATGTCGACCCTATCGCCATTATTTCAGCCATCAGGACTAAGACGCTATGATGATACCGCACACAATCGATCCCGCCCGGGTCGACATCACCCCCGCCGCGCTGGTGGAGCGACTCCGCCAGGCCGAATGTCAACTGGGCGGCGATGGTTATCTCTGCGCCTGCGCGCTCTATCAGATTTGGTGCGATTTGAGCCTGCTGGCGGAGGCTAGCCATCAACCGTTGGCGTTACGGCGACAAATCCGCTGCGCGATGAACCATGCCCAGCTTAATGTCATGTCTATCGCCTGCGGTCACAATGCGTCCAGCACTCCGGCCAGCTATCCATCGCTTACCCTGACGCTGCAAGGCCAAATGGCCCCGTGGCTGGAACTGCTGACGCGCATACTGTCTACCCCCTTGCCGGAATGCTATGGCTATGACCTGGGGGATACCGAAGTGTGCATGGCCGATGCCGGCCGCTTCGCCCGTGAGCAGGCTGACGGGCATCCCCTGGTGATTGTGGGCATCCGCAGCGGCGGCAGTATCGTCGCCCCGCGCTGGGTCGCCGGCGTGGCGAAAACAACCCAATCGACGCCACCCTGGCTTACGGTGCGGCCGCTTCGACAACAGGATACGTCGTGCCGCTATCATCCCGCGGAGCTGGCGACGCTGCTGCGTCTTTGCGACGCCTTGCCGGACCGCCCCAATCTGCTGATTGTCGACGATAAGCCCGATACCGGCCGTACCGTCTCGGCACTGGTGAGCGTGCTGGCGGATAAGGTCAACGGCCTGTGGTTCGCCAGTATCGGCCATGTCAGCAAAATAGCCGCGCCGGAGGTCTGGACGACCCAATTTTCACACTCGCCGCTTGTTGCCCGTGAACGGCGTCCCCTTTGGCAATTGCTGCTAGCGCAGGATCATGCCGCTTTCCTGGCCACGCTCGCCGCCGCACTGCCTGAAACCGCCTCTGTCGGCGCCGGGGCCCGCGTCGTTATCCACTGCCCGGCGCTGGAAAAGCGATATGGGACAGGGGAGGCCTGGCTGCCCTGGAATGCTCCCGCCATGGCGCGCTCGCGCTTAAGGCGCATTAATCCCAGGAAAACGCCGCTGCTGATAACGGACCCCTCGGGCAATCCTCTGATGCATCTGCGCTTCATTGGCGAAAACGCCTATGGTTTGGCGGAGTTCGGGCGGCTTAAACAGGTCTGCGCCGCCTCCGCCCAGGCCGCATTTATGGACGGTTACCATATTACGCAGCATCTCCACGGCCTCCGGCCGTTACGCGCCCTACTCGCGCACGCCAACGGGTCCGAACGTCGCCGCTGGCTGTTGCAAAGCCGGCACAGCATCGAGAACATCAGCCACCCGCCGCTGGCGCGGGTCGCCGGGCAGCGTTCGCGCGTACCCATAGGCGAAATGTTAAACCGCCTATGGCAACGCCTGCAAACGCGCATGGGTCAGGAACCGGCGCCGGCTTTGCCCTCCTGGCTGTGCTCACTTACGATCCCGCCCTTTGGCGGCAGCCTGCGGCCTATCCGATCTTCCCTGCGTTATGCCTGGGGCGAATGGCATTGGCAAGGGGATGCCGAAGCAGGCCTCCATCGCTTCCATCAGAACGCCAACTGGGGAGACGTGAGCTGGCCCGAGCTGGAAATCGCCGCATTCCTGCTGGTCCATCACCTGCCCTTCGAGACGCTACACCTGATGGATGACGATAAGCACTATGCGCCGCCGACGGTAGATATTGTCGCCGCCTCACTCCCGGCGGCGGCCTGCGTCATTCTTAGCGGTATCAATCGGGAAGTGCGCCAGTTTAGCGCTCGAGGCAAAGCGCGCCTGCGCGAAGATCTTTCGCTCTTGGCGCAGCAGTTGATCCGGTACCGGGAGAACATCCTTGCCGGGACGCGGCCGGGCGCGCCGGCCAAGCAGGCTTAGCCGCGATCGACAGCGGCACATACCCAAAGGAGCGGCCCTATGATTTCGACCCTTGACGCCCGGACATTCATCGATAATTGGGAGGGTAAGCGCATTACGTTGATTGCCCCTCACCCTGACGATGCGGCTTTTTCACTGGCGGGGATCATCGCCCTACTCGCGCCCCATTGCGCATTCACGCTGGTGACGGTTTTTACCCGCAGCGCGTGGGCCGTACCCGACTTGCTGCGCCAGGCGGGGCCCGAGGCCATTCATGAGGTGCGTATGGAGGAAGAACGGGCCTTTTGCCAGCGCTTTACCCTGGACTTTAGCCCGTGTGATTTTCCCGACGCCAGCCTGTGTGGTTATGACGCGGTAAGCGAGCGCCAGGAGCTGCGCGACGATGACACGCGTGCCGAAAATGTTACCCAGACGCTGCGGCTCAGGTTAGCAACCACCCTACCCGATATCGTTATCGCGCCGGCGGCCGTTGGCGGCCACGTCGATCATCACATCGTCCATCGCAGCCTAAGTCGGATACCGGGGACGTGGCGACGCGTTTTTTATGAAGATCTGCCTTACGCCGGCGAATTTTCGCCTGCGGCGCTGGAAACGGCGCTGCGCGCCCGCGGGATGGACATCGTTGCAACGGTCGATATTGATGCCGCCGTAAGGGAAAAATATTGCGCCATGACCTGCTACACCAGCCAACTCGAACCGGCAACCGTTGAGACGATTATTCACTACTCCCAACAATTGGCGAGACGCCAAAGGGGCGCCGACGAGTCTGTTTGCCACGCCGAACGGTTATGGGAGCCAGCACGCCAATGACGGCCGATTATATCCGCAAATTAATTTACAAAATTGCCTGCGATACCACCGGCGAAGCGGTGGAAATGATAAACGCCAGCGGACGGTTAACGATCCCCGCCCGCGACGCCATCGAATTCATGGTACGGCTTGAGGCGCTGCTCGATTGCAGTTTGGGATGGACCCGTTATCAGCCGTTAACGATAAGCGTTGATGAATTGACGGACATTGTGCATCGCGCCTATCACGCGCGGGCATCGGCTGGAAAAGCCTTTTTTTCATATCATCCATAGGGGAAAAAGATGAAGAGCAGCAACGATCGGCGTCCCGCCACATGCCAGGAAACCCGCCCCCGGCGCGCGGCTGGACAGGCGTTGTCCTTGGGGTATCCGCACGAGCAGAGCCATTCCATGGCGAAAAACGAATTGCGTTTTGAGGAGATGGCCTATCCTTTTTGGCTGGGCAGCCATTGCGCGGGCGCTATCGCGGATCATCTCGCCGGCATGGTGGCGTCCTCACTGCACGTCATTACCGACCATACCGTCAATGCGCTGCACGTCAAATCCTTCGTTCGGCAGCTGCACACGGACTGCCCTATCCGGGTTTGGTCCATCCCGGAGGGGGAAGAAAACAAAACCCTGACGACGCTCGAAACGCTGGCTAATCAATTACTCAGCGTTGGCGTCGATCGCAACAGCGTCATTGTCGCAATGGGGGGCGGCGTGGTGGGCAATCTTGCAGGGTTGCTGGCCGCGTTATTATTTCGCGGCATCCGGCTGGTGCATATTCCCACCACGCTGCTGGCGATGAGCGACTCCGTGGTTTCTCATAAACAGGCGGTCAATATGCCGCAGGGCAAGAATTTGCTGGGATGCTACTACATGCCCGAAGCGGTATTTGCCGACACCGCATTTCTGATGACCCTGCCCGCCAGGCATATCCGGTCGGGTTTATGCGAGATTATCAAAAACGTTCTGATCATTGAGGCGCAAGAGGCATCACCGCTAGCGCAGGCGCTCAATCCCGATGCGCAGTATCACGAGGACGCGTTGATTCGCATTGTGCGGTCCGGCGTTAGAGCAAAACAAAAAATCATGATCCATGACAGACGGGAAAAGCGCCAGGCGCTGGCGTTTGAATACGGACATACCGTGGGGCACGCCATCGAACTCGCCTGCGCCGGGCGGCTAACGCATGGCGAATCGGTGGCGCTGGGTATGATTGTGGCGGCGGAGATTGCGTCCGCGCTTGGCGTACTGAGCCCCAAAGCCTATGACTGGCATTATCGTTTGTTGCGGCTCAACGGCGTCGACCTGCGGGCGCCCGCCGGCACTACCGCGGAAGCCGTGATGCAGATGCTGCTGTCTGATAACAAACGCGGTTATCTGCGAACAGCGGCGAACGAAGTCCCGATGATATTACTGCAGGATATGGGCGTTCCTCTGCTGAATAATGAGGGTATCCCTTTAACGCCGGTGTCAGTGGATCTTATTGAGGCCCTGCTGCGAAAGCATCTTCTTCATCCTTGCTGATGAGGGCACGGCGCCGGCGAGACGTTGTCGCCACGCTAGCGCTATGACGCAGGATGCGTTACGCAACAGCAACGGCCGTCGCCGGCGGCCAGGCTGTGTTAATGCCTTTCACCGGGCGCCTGTCCCGTAAAAGGAATGGACGGATTGTGGCACCCGCGGCTAGCGACTTAATAGCTCGATAGCTCAATAGCTCAATAGCTCAATAGCTCAATAGCTCAATAGCTCAATAGCTCAATA contains:
- a CDS encoding 2-deoxy-scyllo-inosose synthase — encoded protein: MKSSNDRRPATCQETRPRRAAGQALSLGYPHEQSHSMAKNELRFEEMAYPFWLGSHCAGAIADHLAGMVASSLHVITDHTVNALHVKSFVRQLHTDCPIRVWSIPEGEENKTLTTLETLANQLLSVGVDRNSVIVAMGGGVVGNLAGLLAALLFRGIRLVHIPTTLLAMSDSVVSHKQAVNMPQGKNLLGCYYMPEAVFADTAFLMTLPARHIRSGLCEIIKNVLIIEAQEASPLAQALNPDAQYHEDALIRIVRSGVRAKQKIMIHDRREKRQALAFEYGHTVGHAIELACAGRLTHGESVALGMIVAAEIASALGVLSPKAYDWHYRLLRLNGVDLRAPAGTTAEAVMQMLLSDNKRGYLRTAANEVPMILLQDMGVPLLNNEGIPLTPVSVDLIEALLRKHLLHPC
- a CDS encoding DUF6137 domain-containing protein — encoded protein: MTADYIRKLIYKIACDTTGEAVEMINASGRLTIPARDAIEFMVRLEALLDCSLGWTRYQPLTISVDELTDIVHRAYHARASAGKAFFSYHP
- a CDS encoding DegT/DnrJ/EryC1/StrS family aminotransferase, coding for MTSRLAVHGGSAIRKHPWPRWPASSSQTVNNLLTVLESSRWSISGPYRGVMCFEQQFAQAFARYTGAGYCVPAACGTASLSMALEALGVGAGDEVIVPAISWVASASAVLGINAIPVLTDVDAQTGCLDVEAVKRAITPRCRAITVVHLGSAVADVKGLLSLANEHGLPLVEDCAQAHGARFAGQHVGTFGSAGTFSMQHSKLLTSGEGGAVITQDADLAKRLSHLRADGRSLASAPPPIDGMELVETAALMGSNYCLSEFHAAILLAQLEKLDAENAVRRRNASYLDTLVRQTGCTPQHTTPGTTERVYYQYVIGLPAAALEHASIEQWANALSAELSLPCKPMYAALNACPLYQPASRRRFILSEHFQTAVQPQRFNLPQAEQFARSHLTLPHRALLAEQEDMVDIQHALDKLLRSAHCL
- a CDS encoding histidine phosphatase family protein, with protein sequence MTTTPRHRFVFIRHAQAVCNRQEAHDRFDSVAPDSPLTPIGQRQARLLADHFPAGLTGARLYSSPMRRALQTASVLGTRLGLPLIQDDRLEEMRVSPPLNPSLTLPDWDALLQARIDNTATEAKPGVETVTSQQARVSDFLKQRHRFRGGEALTLIVSHALTIELAIMTLLGLEPAALQRWRLRISHTALHVVENETLGGPSRLVLTNAQNHLGLWL
- a CDS encoding LD-carboxypeptidase translates to MKYPFIALWLIIIGVTLSAAAPAATEIFHPLTHDCATTNNVPAGKPTIYLISSSSQYDESIIGEIETVFRRQGYAVDSRYLDQHPTPLGYVNTDDIRAATLIKALTDDNVKYLWFVRGGSGALNLYPYLYRSRYKIAASSPKVLIGFSDVTVLHHFINNVIKWPSVHGILASYNREMYDVRKDEQVSMYSSIPQIFRTVANGMTYTGIEPLNLPAFAGGQGIVNGGNLTLMQSLFSTRYEKSYADKVLLMEDTGVTYKQLDRTLHQLEYMKNFRPKAVIFGQFYPIGADKKERDLNRYVLQDFARRVNFPVYYYPEFGHGKTNQPFILGQRMTIQCNKHYRYCSLTQPPINAASSA
- a CDS encoding PIG-L deacetylase family protein gives rise to the protein MISTLDARTFIDNWEGKRITLIAPHPDDAAFSLAGIIALLAPHCAFTLVTVFTRSAWAVPDLLRQAGPEAIHEVRMEEERAFCQRFTLDFSPCDFPDASLCGYDAVSERQELRDDDTRAENVTQTLRLRLATTLPDIVIAPAAVGGHVDHHIVHRSLSRIPGTWRRVFYEDLPYAGEFSPAALETALRARGMDIVATVDIDAAVREKYCAMTCYTSQLEPATVETIIHYSQQLARRQRGADESVCHAERLWEPARQ
- a CDS encoding MmgE/PrpD family protein — translated: MTVIETLAAWCAQPKRFTPQARKLAIEAITDTLACLYAGRDDFSTRAVSDAWTVPYRSPAVQALINATAAHAIDYDDNFAPGMSHASAVLVPALLAVALAQRREGTAVIDAYLIGLQAQAWIGETVGRSHYTAGWHGTSTVGCIGTAAGVAWLMGLDEAGIARALSIAVSLASGVKGQFGTPLKPFHAGMAARGAVESAVLAKTGMSGRRDIIEGPQGFSELYAGQSAQQRPEYSIPPDHVIERVGLMPKKHPCCGSTHRILDAIADLQAQHRFNAEDIEQVVTKVGVANWRNLAYAQPENEMQARFSMPYCVQVMLEKGRLSVSDFTPRQVMQQADPVKLARISMVAWRAEEEQMHDNLPHSVTLHFKDGRQLTAQRHSAKGGLEERFTEDDRRQKFVDCCQGLADAASLYLQLQSLDSQADLSFLRPLLVA